The genome window CAATTTTTAGTTAATAGTTATGGGACATCTGCTATGGCAGCTTTTGGAGCTGGTCTTAGAATAGAAAATTTTATAAGCTTACCTATCATGAATCTCGGTTCTGCTGTTTCTACTTTTGTCGCTCAAAATATAGGTGCTGGTGAAAAAGAAAGGGTTAAAAAAGGAATTCGAGAATCCATAAAAATGGCTTTAATTTTAGCATTCATAGTTGTTGCCTTAATTTTATTGTTTAGAGAAAATCTAATTGCTTTATTTAATACTGATAAAGATGTCATTAAAATTGGCTCTTCTTACTTATTTATAATAGGACCTTTTTTCTTATTTATTGGTACCTCTTTTGTACTTTCAAGTGCAATGAAAGGTGCTGGTGACTCTATGTTTGCCCTTATAAGTTCCATAGTATCTTTATGGCTTGGAAGAATTCCAGCTTCTTATATGCTTTCTAGATTTTTTGGAACAGATGGAATTTGGATGGGTATTCCTTTTGGTTGGACTTTAGGTCTTATTGTTACAGTTATTTACTATAAGAAAGGGCGTTGGAAAACTAAAGCTATTGTAAATCATAGAATCAATGAATAAGCTTTTTATAAAATGTATTCACCTTCATTATGATATAATAAATTATGGAGGTGAATATAAAAATGGGTATTATTCTTAAGCCAAAACAATTTTATATGACTGTTATAGCTACCATAATTCTCTACTTATCTCTTAATTACAGTTTCAATATAAAATTTTCTATCTGCTTATCTTTTTTGACTATCTTGATATGGGCCATAGACTCTGCTGAAAAAACTGTGGTTGCATTGTTTTTTGTAATTCTAGCTTTTATTTTTAACATTGCACCAATAAATGTTATTTTACAATTTTTATTTACAGAAAATTTTTATATAATAATTCTTGCATATATAATTACTAATGCAGTTACAAAAACAGGTGTTGCAAAAATTATTTCTGAAAAACTTATTTTAAATACTGTAAATACCCCTAAAAAAATGATTCTTTTATCATATACTTTAGGTATACTTTTAATATTTTTTATCCCACAACCATTTCCAAGGGTTATTCTTGTGTCTGCTTTTTACAAAGAATTTTTAAAAGAACAACAAATAACTGAAGATTCAAAATCTATACTTTTATTTAGCATATTTACAGCCTCCACCTTTACATCAATGTTTTTTGTAAATGGAGACACTCTTCTAAACTATGTTGTACTAGAACTTGGAAACTGTAATATAAATTGGGGTCAATGGGCTTTTTACATGTCTGTTCCAACTATAATTACTTGTTTTATAACTTATTTTTTATTTATCTTTGTCTTTAAAAAAGAGTTGTATTCAATAAAATTTGTTTCTCATGAAAATCTTGATATTAATAAACCTCAGTTTTCATATTCTAATTTAAAAAAAGAATTTAATTTACTAAACAAAGAACAAAAACACGTATTTTTATGCCTAGGAATAATGTTTTTTATGTTTTTAACTCAATTTCTACATAACATAAATACATTAATTATAATGTCAATTTGTGTACTTCTTTTATTGCTAAGAAAAATAATTGGATTTAGCACTTTAAAAGAAATAAATTGGAAAGTACTTATTTTTTTCATAGCAGCATTTTCAATTGGAGGAGTATTAAAGTATTCTGGAGTTGTAGACATAATGGGGAATTATTTAATAAAGTTTATACCAAACTCTTCAGAAATTATTTCGATATTATTTTTGATAACTCTCACAATAATCTTGAATATATGTCTTGGAAGTGCTGTCACTACATCATCTGTAGTAATACCATTACTTGGAAGTTTGCACATACTAAGGGAAAATAGTATTACTTTATGCCTATTTGTCTACATTATAGTAAGTATACAATACATATTACCATTTCATCATGCTACAATAATGGTTGGACATGGTGAAAATCTATACAATAGCAATGTT of Clostridioides sp. ES-S-0054-01 contains these proteins:
- a CDS encoding SLC13 family permease, giving the protein MGIILKPKQFYMTVIATIILYLSLNYSFNIKFSICLSFLTILIWAIDSAEKTVVALFFVILAFIFNIAPINVILQFLFTENFYIIILAYIITNAVTKTGVAKIISEKLILNTVNTPKKMILLSYTLGILLIFFIPQPFPRVILVSAFYKEFLKEQQITEDSKSILLFSIFTASTFTSMFFVNGDTLLNYVVLELGNCNINWGQWAFYMSVPTIITCFITYFLFIFVFKKELYSIKFVSHENLDINKPQFSYSNLKKEFNLLNKEQKHVFLCLGIMFFMFLTQFLHNINTLIIMSICVLLLLLRKIIGFSTLKEINWKVLIFFIAAFSIGGVLKYSGVVDIMGNYLIKFIPNSSEIISILFLITLTIILNICLGSAVTTSSVVIPLLGSLHILRENSITLCLFVYIIVSIQYILPFHHATIMVGHGENLYNSNVIFKYGLTLIPLTYFIIICITFPWWRFIGLEI